From Macrobrachium nipponense isolate FS-2020 chromosome 6, ASM1510439v2, whole genome shotgun sequence, a single genomic window includes:
- the LOC135216339 gene encoding carbonic anhydrase 2-like isoform X1 has translation MFTKTYKSIIGQCQVWYLLSCYFVTVSAEVNTSVAVITADWSYSDSSENGPSHWHKTFPACGGNNQSPIEIDDKISTAPESLWRPLKFLGYDNFPKKMQIKINYGSVQVRGNWHAQPTVRGGPLNNDYLFHHLHFHWGPNDREGSEHTLHGKRYPVELHLVHFRGNYCRLSKALSHPDGLAVVAVFMEISEDDNVKLQKFFREVVEVSGHNSSISISPFPLNLLLPKKIRRFYSYHGSLTIPHCNEAVTWIILNDTTEISPDQVEVFRELKYSDGQHILHNYRPLQNRNERKVHSY, from the exons GTTTGGTACCTGTTATCCTGCTACTTTGTAACA GTATCTGCTGAGGTTAATACATCTGTTGCAGTTATTACAGCAGATTGGTCGTACAGCGACTCCTCTG AAAACGGACCCAGCCACTGGCATAAAACTTTTCCTGCTTGTGGAGGAAACAATCAATCTCCCATTGAGATAGATGATAAAATCTCAACTGCTCCTGAAAGCCTCTGGAGACCCCTTAAGTTTCTTGGCTATGATAATTTCCcaaagaaaatgcaaattaaaataaattatggcTCAG TTCAAGTAAGAGGAAACTGGCATGCACAGCCGACAGTGAGGGGAGGCCCTCTCAACAATGACTACCTGTTTCATCATCTCCATTTTCACTGGGGACCAAATGACAGAGAAGGCTCAGAACATACACTCCATGGCAAGAG ATATCCAGTAGAACTTCACCTTGTCCACTTCAGAGGGAACTATTGTCGCCTTTCTAAAGCTTTATCTCACCCTGATGGTCTAGCTGTAGTGGCTGTCTTTATGGAGATAAGTGAAGATGACAATGTTAAACTTCAAAAATTTTTCAGGGAAGTTGTGGAAGTGTCTGGGCATA ATTCCAGCATCAGTATTTCTCCCTTTCCTCTTAATTTGTTGCTtccaaagaaaataagaagattTTACAGTTATCATGGATCTCTCACAATTCCACACTGTAATGAGGCTGTTACCTGGATAATTCTGAATGATACTACAGAAATTTCTCCAGATCAA GTGGAGGTGTTCAGAGAACTTAAATATAGTGATGGACAGCACATTCTTCACAACTACAGACCTTTGCAGAATCGCAATGAAAGAAAG
- the LOC135216339 gene encoding carbonic anhydrase 2-like isoform X2 — MSSLVPVILLLCNKNGPSHWHKTFPACGGNNQSPIEIDDKISTAPESLWRPLKFLGYDNFPKKMQIKINYGSVQVRGNWHAQPTVRGGPLNNDYLFHHLHFHWGPNDREGSEHTLHGKRYPVELHLVHFRGNYCRLSKALSHPDGLAVVAVFMEISEDDNVKLQKFFREVVEVSGHNSSISISPFPLNLLLPKKIRRFYSYHGSLTIPHCNEAVTWIILNDTTEISPDQVEVFRELKYSDGQHILHNYRPLQNRNERKVHSY; from the exons GTTTGGTACCTGTTATCCTGCTACTTTGTAACA AAAACGGACCCAGCCACTGGCATAAAACTTTTCCTGCTTGTGGAGGAAACAATCAATCTCCCATTGAGATAGATGATAAAATCTCAACTGCTCCTGAAAGCCTCTGGAGACCCCTTAAGTTTCTTGGCTATGATAATTTCCcaaagaaaatgcaaattaaaataaattatggcTCAG TTCAAGTAAGAGGAAACTGGCATGCACAGCCGACAGTGAGGGGAGGCCCTCTCAACAATGACTACCTGTTTCATCATCTCCATTTTCACTGGGGACCAAATGACAGAGAAGGCTCAGAACATACACTCCATGGCAAGAG ATATCCAGTAGAACTTCACCTTGTCCACTTCAGAGGGAACTATTGTCGCCTTTCTAAAGCTTTATCTCACCCTGATGGTCTAGCTGTAGTGGCTGTCTTTATGGAGATAAGTGAAGATGACAATGTTAAACTTCAAAAATTTTTCAGGGAAGTTGTGGAAGTGTCTGGGCATA ATTCCAGCATCAGTATTTCTCCCTTTCCTCTTAATTTGTTGCTtccaaagaaaataagaagattTTACAGTTATCATGGATCTCTCACAATTCCACACTGTAATGAGGCTGTTACCTGGATAATTCTGAATGATACTACAGAAATTTCTCCAGATCAA GTGGAGGTGTTCAGAGAACTTAAATATAGTGATGGACAGCACATTCTTCACAACTACAGACCTTTGCAGAATCGCAATGAAAGAAAG